The following are encoded together in the Eptesicus fuscus isolate TK198812 chromosome 16, DD_ASM_mEF_20220401, whole genome shotgun sequence genome:
- the GPR75 gene encoding probable G-protein coupled receptor 75, which translates to MNSTDHFPDAANTTWPLPGAPGRNGTALQEGLHVLVHTATLVTCTFLLVIIFCLGSYGNFIVFLSFFDPAFRKFRTNFDFMILNLSFCDLFICGVTAPMFAFVLFFSGVPDAFCFTFHLTSSGFIIMSLKTVAVIALHRLRMVLGKQPNRTASFPCTLLLTLLLWAASFTLATMATLKTRKSHLCLPMSSLVAGEGKAVLSLYVVDFTFCVAVVSVSYIMIAQTLRKNAQVRKCPPVITVDASRPQPFMGAPGKGGGDPIQCTVPALYRNQNYNKLQHVQTHGYTQSPNQLPTPAASRLQLVSAVNLSTAKDSKAVVTCVVIVLSVLVCCLPLGISLVQVVLSGSGSFILYQFELFGFTLIFLKSGLNPFIYSRNSTGLRRKVLWCLQYIGLGFFCCKQKTRLRAMGKGNLEVNRNKSSHHETNSAYMLSPKPQKKFVDQACGPSHSKESVVSPKISAGHQHYGQSSSTPINTRMEPYYSIYNSSPSQDENIPCNLQPVNAFGFASSYVAMHYHTTNDLLQECDSASARPIPVPSV; encoded by the coding sequence ATGAACTCCACGGACCACTTCCCGGACGCTGCCAACACCACCTGGCCCCTGCCTGGCGCCCCGGGGAGAAACGGCACCGCCCTGCAGGAGGGTCTCCACGTTCTGGTCCACACGGCCACCTTGGTGACCTGTACTTTCCTGCTCGTGATCATCTTCTGCCTGGGCTCCTACGGCAACTTCATCGTCTTCCTGTCCTTCTTTGATCCGGCCTTCAGGAAGTTCAGAACCAACTTCGATTTCATGATCCTGAACCTGTCCTTCTGTGACCTCTTCATCTGCGGAGTCACGGCCCCCATGTTCGCCTTCGTGCTGTTCTTCAGCGGAGTCCCGGATGCTTTCTGCTTCACCTTCCACCTCACCAGCTCCGGCTTCATCATCATGTCCCTCAAGACAGTGGCCGTGATCGCCCTGCACCGGCTCCGCATGGTGCTGGGGAAGCAGCCGAACCGCACGGCCTCCTTCCCCTGCACCCTGCTCCTCACGCTGCTTCTCTGGGCCGCCAGTTTCACCCTCGCCACCATGGCCACCCTCAAGACCCGCAagtcccacctctgcctccccatGTCCAGCCTGGTGGCTGGAGAAGGGAAAGCCGTCCTGTCTCTCTATGTGGTCGACTTCACCTTCTGTGTTGCTGTGGTCTCTGTTTCTTACATCATGATTGCTCAGACCCTGCGGAAAAATGCTCAAGTCAGAAAATGCCCCCCTGTGATCACAGTGGATGCTTCCAGGCCGCAGCCTTTCATGGGGGCGcctgggaagggaggtggagacccCATCCAGTGCACCGTGCCCGCTCTATACAGGAACCAGAATTACAACAAACTGCAGCACGTTCAGACCCATGGATACACTCAGAGTCCCAACCAGCTGCCAACCCCTGCAGCCAGCCGGCTCCAGCTGGTATCAGCTGTCAATCTCTCCACAGCGAAGGATTCCAAAGCGGTGGTCACCTGTGTGGTCATCGTGCTGTCGGTCCTGGTATGCTGTCTTCCACTGGGGATTTCCTTGGTGCAGGTGGTTCTGTCCGGAAGTGGGAGCTTCATCCTTTACCAGTTCGAGCTGTTTGGATTCACCCTTATATTTCTCAAGTCAGGATTAAACCCTTTTATATATTCCCGGAACAGTACAGGGCTGAGAAGGAAGGTGCTCTGGTGCCTCCAATACATTGGCCTGGGATTTTTCTGCTGCAAACAGAAGACTCGCCTTCGAGCCATGGGCAAAGGGAACCTCGAGGTCAACAGGAACAAATCCTCCCATCATGAAACAAACTCTGCCTACATGTTGTCTCCAAAGCCCCAGAAGAAATTCGTGGACCAGGCTTGTGGCCCAAGTCATTCGAAGGAAAGTGTGGTCAGTCCCAAGATCTCCGCTGGACATCAACACTATGGTCAGAGCAGCTCCACGCCCATCAACACTCGGATGGAACCGTACTACAGCATCTATAACAGCAGCCCATCCCAGGACGAGAACATCCCCTGTAACTTACAGCCGGTAAACGCATTTGGGTTTGCCAGTTCATATGTTGCCATGCATTACCACACCACTAACGACTTATTGCAAGAATGTGACAGTGCGTCGGCCAGGCCGATTCCCGTCCCCTCTGTTTAG